From Vitis vinifera cultivar Pinot Noir 40024 chromosome 3, ASM3070453v1, the proteins below share one genomic window:
- the LOC104878836 gene encoding uncharacterized protein LOC104878836 isoform X1 has protein sequence MEERQSQAASEEEFYEKIEAPKFVDFTKPDLPRPDDRYWFCLRVGCDQKHEEEMDHEAIYKDFVLRVMAARSPNVRLRKMLNRKAPSTTMKCPLSAPAKPSKSRLSRLAVISSFSQKITEAKVKGSTPKPEVKQSSVVVKALTTPRNKKYPQNRNSFRSVRNPKATTIAVPKNRVVAKALVFHSPKKPRQKKTSLELHTPVSKICQGMKQLEITSQRKRVLGYSVKSSRDIERDPNKQLPSDTSRRKFGTRKVKSRVYDSLRLQNCKGREDKSSRCPKSKSKVEDLQKCKGSLPHEGVENDSSDMEIDEKPRDNSIDGSSLSCTSKSYENGHEKEPSQIAHSDVALSDTSKGDMNSNSEENNFSEFQTLSEEGTKSSGGSDVDVKTESSSLSDSEDRVSEQKNMRQFQTQTGEGNESSGGSEHEEKKKSSSRKRRFLEDHPPKNQISEEAGHHNEDKESNDNENALTSDSEEAGHNNEVKEESDEKENVSASNDKENNSEAMENDDKENVSASDDNSHHRKLKSNKDHCERKLLGRHGVGGTMKKVTQLLDRTCKESFNPAAAGTQSVKCKPKPTNPKPFRLRTDERGILKEAKLERRLHGLAPLKEITAVSRFPSVNSQRRNGVDIQRNEKCPGQEARCRSNTHDKGSEKEPEKITQNQPTKTACKNSKGKVEPRIDTVTPQRQTVFKCPEPYLMTPPLKSDKEDAPQSSSRKTKSSLLQKKLVRPQGIASSSLMKTVQLGVIKETSSTISAPKEARKPWERSVISATKAPSATRSSSRGRRPTTIPKEPNFHSIHTPKSCTRKLA, from the exons atgGAGGAACGCCAATCGCAGGCAGCATCGGAAGAAGAATTCTACGAGAAGATCGAGGCCCCCAAGTTCGTGGACTTCACAAAGCCCGATCTACCCCGCCCCGACGACCGTTACTGGTTCTGCTTGCGCGTCG GGTGTGACCAGAAGCATGAAGAAGAAATGGACCATGAAGCAATTTACAAAGATTTTGTTCTCCGG GTCATGGCAGCCAGGAGTCCCAATGTGAGATTACGGAAAATGCTGAACAGAAAAGCTCCAAG TACAACTATGAAGTGCCCTCTTTCAGCTCCAGCAAAGCCTTCGAAGTCTAGATTGTCGAGGTTAGCCGtgatttcttcattttctcaaaagataACTGAGGCCAAGGTGAAAGGCTCAACCCCAAAACCAGAGGTAAAGCAATCTTCTGTTGTGGTCAAGGCCTTGACTACACCAAGGAACAAGAAGTACCCCCAAAATCGAAACTCATTTCGAAGTGTTAGGAACCCAAAAGCAACAACCATTGCTGTTCCAAAGAATAGAGTGGTAGCGAAGGCTCTGGTCTTTCACTCTCCAAAGAAGCCTAGACAGAAGAAAACTTCATTAGAGTTGCATACTCCTGTAAGCAAGATTTGTCAAGGGATGAAGCAGCTTGAGATAACCAGCCAAAGGAAGCGTGTGTTAGGGTATTCTGTCAAATCATCAAGGGACATTGAACGTGATCCAAACAAACAATTGCCTTCAGATACTTCAAGAAGAAAATTTGGCACTCGAAAGGTCAAGAGTCGGGTTTATGATTCATTGCGTTTGCAAAACTGCAAGGGCAGAGAAGACAAATCTTCAAGATGCCCAAAGAGCAAAAGCAAGGTAGAAGACTTGCAGAAATGTAAAGGTTCTTTGCCTCATGAAGGGGTTGAAAATGATTCTAGTGACATGGAGATTGATGAGAAACCAAGGGACAACTCTATTGATGGGAGCTCATTATCATGCACTTCTAAGAGTTATGAAAATGGACATGAAAAGGAGCCATCACAGATTGCGCATTCGGATGTAGCATTATCAGACACCTCCAAGGGTGACATGAACTCAAATTCAGAAGAAAACAATTTCTCAGAATTCCAAACTCTAAGTGAAGAGGGCACCAAGAGCAGTGGAGGAAGTGATGTTGATGTGAAAACAGAATCAAGCTCCCTATCAGATTCTGAAGACAGGGTTTCAGAACAAAAGAACATGCGCCAATTCCAAACTCAAACTGGAGAGGGAAATGAGAGTAGTGGGGGAAGTGAacatgaagagaaaaaaaaatcaagttcaaGGAAGAGGAGATTTTTGGAAGATCATCCccctaaaaatcaaatttcagaAGAAGCAGGGCACCACAATGAAGACAAGGAGAGCAATGACAACGAAAATGCTTTAACTTCTGATTCAGAAGAGGCAGGACACAACAATGAAGTTAAGGAGGAGAGtgatgaaaaggaaaatgtttcAGCCTCTAATGATAAAGAAAACAACAGTGAAGCAATGGAGAATGATGACAAAGAAAATGTTTCAGCGTCTGATGATAACAG TCATCACAGAAAATTGAAGAGTAATAAGGATCATTGCGAAAGGAAACTTCTTGGCAGGCATGGGGTTGGTGGAACCATGAAGAAG GTAACTCAACTGCTGGATAGGACTTGTAAAGAAAGCTTTAATCCAGCAGCTGCTGGTACTCAAAGTGTGAAGTGCAAACCAAAGCCAACGAACCCCAAACCTTTCAGGCTAAGAACAGAT GAAAGAGGAATCCTAAAGGAAGCAAAATTGGAGAGGAGACTTCATGGTCTTGCACCTCTGAAGGAAATCACAGCAGTTTCAAGGTTTCCTAGTGTAAATTCACAGAGAAGGAACGGAGTTGATATCCAA AGAAACGAAAAGTGCCCTGGACAAGAAGCTAGATGCAGAAGTAACACACATGACAAAGGCAGTGAAAAAGAACCAGAGAAAATAACTCAAAACCAGCCT ACCAAAACTGCATGCAAGAATTCAAAAGGAAAAGTGGAACCAAGAATAGATACAGTAACCCCACAAAGACAGACTGTTTTCAAATGCCCAGAACCCTACCTCATGACTCCACCACTGAAAAGTGACAAAGAAGATGCACCTCAAAGCAGCTCAAGGAAGACCAAATCATCATTGCTGCAGAAAAAGCTCGTCAGGCCTCAGGG GATTGCTTCAAGTAGTCTCATGAAAACTGTTCAACTTGGTGTGATTAAGGAGACATCATCAACGATCTCAGCCCCCAAGGAAGCCAGAAAGCCATGGGAGAGAAGTGTCATCTCAGCAACCAAAGCTCCCTCTGCTACCAGGTCTTCTTCACGTGGAAGAAGACCTACAACCATTCCAAAGGAGCCAAACTTTCATAGCATTCATACACCAAAGAGCTGCACAAGGAAATTGGCTTAG
- the LOC104878836 gene encoding uncharacterized protein LOC104878836 isoform X2, which translates to MEERQSQAASEEEFYEKIEAPKFVDFTKPDLPRPDDRYWFCLRVGCDQKHEEEMDHEAIYKDFVLRVMAARSPNVRLRKMLNRKAPSTTMKCPLSAPAKPSKSRLSRLAVISSFSQKITEAKVKGSTPKPEVKQSSVVVKALTTPRNKKYPQNRNSFRSVRNPKATTIAVPKNRVVAKALVFHSPKKPRQKKTSLELHTPVSKICQGMKQLEITSQRKRVLGYSVKSSRDIERDPNKQLPSDTSRRKFGTRKVKSRVYDSLRLQNCKGREDKSSRCPKSKSKVEDLQKCKGSLPHEGVENDSSDMEIDEKPRDNSIDGSSLSCTSKSYENGHEKEPSQIAHSDVALSDTSKGDMNSNSEENNFSEFQTLSEEGTKSSGGSDVDVKTESSSLSDSEDRVSEQKNMRQFQTQTGEGNESSGGSEHEEKKKSSSRKRRFLEDHPPKNQISEEAGHHNEDKESNDNENALTSDSEEAGHNNEVKEESDEKENVSASNDKENNSEAMENDDKENVSASDDNRKLKSNKDHCERKLLGRHGVGGTMKKVTQLLDRTCKESFNPAAAGTQSVKCKPKPTNPKPFRLRTDERGILKEAKLERRLHGLAPLKEITAVSRFPSVNSQRRNGVDIQRNEKCPGQEARCRSNTHDKGSEKEPEKITQNQPTKTACKNSKGKVEPRIDTVTPQRQTVFKCPEPYLMTPPLKSDKEDAPQSSSRKTKSSLLQKKLVRPQGIASSSLMKTVQLGVIKETSSTISAPKEARKPWERSVISATKAPSATRSSSRGRRPTTIPKEPNFHSIHTPKSCTRKLA; encoded by the exons atgGAGGAACGCCAATCGCAGGCAGCATCGGAAGAAGAATTCTACGAGAAGATCGAGGCCCCCAAGTTCGTGGACTTCACAAAGCCCGATCTACCCCGCCCCGACGACCGTTACTGGTTCTGCTTGCGCGTCG GGTGTGACCAGAAGCATGAAGAAGAAATGGACCATGAAGCAATTTACAAAGATTTTGTTCTCCGG GTCATGGCAGCCAGGAGTCCCAATGTGAGATTACGGAAAATGCTGAACAGAAAAGCTCCAAG TACAACTATGAAGTGCCCTCTTTCAGCTCCAGCAAAGCCTTCGAAGTCTAGATTGTCGAGGTTAGCCGtgatttcttcattttctcaaaagataACTGAGGCCAAGGTGAAAGGCTCAACCCCAAAACCAGAGGTAAAGCAATCTTCTGTTGTGGTCAAGGCCTTGACTACACCAAGGAACAAGAAGTACCCCCAAAATCGAAACTCATTTCGAAGTGTTAGGAACCCAAAAGCAACAACCATTGCTGTTCCAAAGAATAGAGTGGTAGCGAAGGCTCTGGTCTTTCACTCTCCAAAGAAGCCTAGACAGAAGAAAACTTCATTAGAGTTGCATACTCCTGTAAGCAAGATTTGTCAAGGGATGAAGCAGCTTGAGATAACCAGCCAAAGGAAGCGTGTGTTAGGGTATTCTGTCAAATCATCAAGGGACATTGAACGTGATCCAAACAAACAATTGCCTTCAGATACTTCAAGAAGAAAATTTGGCACTCGAAAGGTCAAGAGTCGGGTTTATGATTCATTGCGTTTGCAAAACTGCAAGGGCAGAGAAGACAAATCTTCAAGATGCCCAAAGAGCAAAAGCAAGGTAGAAGACTTGCAGAAATGTAAAGGTTCTTTGCCTCATGAAGGGGTTGAAAATGATTCTAGTGACATGGAGATTGATGAGAAACCAAGGGACAACTCTATTGATGGGAGCTCATTATCATGCACTTCTAAGAGTTATGAAAATGGACATGAAAAGGAGCCATCACAGATTGCGCATTCGGATGTAGCATTATCAGACACCTCCAAGGGTGACATGAACTCAAATTCAGAAGAAAACAATTTCTCAGAATTCCAAACTCTAAGTGAAGAGGGCACCAAGAGCAGTGGAGGAAGTGATGTTGATGTGAAAACAGAATCAAGCTCCCTATCAGATTCTGAAGACAGGGTTTCAGAACAAAAGAACATGCGCCAATTCCAAACTCAAACTGGAGAGGGAAATGAGAGTAGTGGGGGAAGTGAacatgaagagaaaaaaaaatcaagttcaaGGAAGAGGAGATTTTTGGAAGATCATCCccctaaaaatcaaatttcagaAGAAGCAGGGCACCACAATGAAGACAAGGAGAGCAATGACAACGAAAATGCTTTAACTTCTGATTCAGAAGAGGCAGGACACAACAATGAAGTTAAGGAGGAGAGtgatgaaaaggaaaatgtttcAGCCTCTAATGATAAAGAAAACAACAGTGAAGCAATGGAGAATGATGACAAAGAAAATGTTTCAGCGTCTGATGATAACAG AAAATTGAAGAGTAATAAGGATCATTGCGAAAGGAAACTTCTTGGCAGGCATGGGGTTGGTGGAACCATGAAGAAG GTAACTCAACTGCTGGATAGGACTTGTAAAGAAAGCTTTAATCCAGCAGCTGCTGGTACTCAAAGTGTGAAGTGCAAACCAAAGCCAACGAACCCCAAACCTTTCAGGCTAAGAACAGAT GAAAGAGGAATCCTAAAGGAAGCAAAATTGGAGAGGAGACTTCATGGTCTTGCACCTCTGAAGGAAATCACAGCAGTTTCAAGGTTTCCTAGTGTAAATTCACAGAGAAGGAACGGAGTTGATATCCAA AGAAACGAAAAGTGCCCTGGACAAGAAGCTAGATGCAGAAGTAACACACATGACAAAGGCAGTGAAAAAGAACCAGAGAAAATAACTCAAAACCAGCCT ACCAAAACTGCATGCAAGAATTCAAAAGGAAAAGTGGAACCAAGAATAGATACAGTAACCCCACAAAGACAGACTGTTTTCAAATGCCCAGAACCCTACCTCATGACTCCACCACTGAAAAGTGACAAAGAAGATGCACCTCAAAGCAGCTCAAGGAAGACCAAATCATCATTGCTGCAGAAAAAGCTCGTCAGGCCTCAGGG GATTGCTTCAAGTAGTCTCATGAAAACTGTTCAACTTGGTGTGATTAAGGAGACATCATCAACGATCTCAGCCCCCAAGGAAGCCAGAAAGCCATGGGAGAGAAGTGTCATCTCAGCAACCAAAGCTCCCTCTGCTACCAGGTCTTCTTCACGTGGAAGAAGACCTACAACCATTCCAAAGGAGCCAAACTTTCATAGCATTCATACACCAAAGAGCTGCACAAGGAAATTGGCTTAG